In candidate division KSB1 bacterium, one DNA window encodes the following:
- a CDS encoding AMP-binding protein, producing the protein MSTLHSQIIQSAEQRSEAPALKFSDATVSYSRFVEALKRLAEALQHLGIQKGDRAALLLPNVPHFPISYYAILSLGGIAVPLNFMNDPRDLARQLDDSGAKLLISWQGFEPQTAAAVAAAKQCRTIIYLGEEIPAGTYSLTQLIAASKPLEKFVQVSPDDPAIINYTSGISDVALGAELTHEAVLANAETIIEMFHLTPQDRLLAVIPLFHPFGQTFIMQAGLTAGASLVLLPRFKANEVVEAVSKHSISVFPAVPGMLRAICNLENIAPSPSLKYVISYGGYLPQNLIEEFESRFQVPILKAYGLTEAGPLVSSSRLERDRRENAVGLPLMGVEVQIRDEEGRVKKPNQSGEIFVKSPSLMRSYHNQPEESRKRLQDGWLATGDIGYLDMDNYLYILERKDEIINKGGFEIFPREIETILCNFPGIAEAAVVGVPDPLHGSEVKACLVLHKGHKLDIEALNRYCEEHLPVYKRPKYYECLEKLPKSPTGRVLKRLLRQQNSNCAAKRGGDETTNQ; encoded by the coding sequence TTGTCTACGCTTCATTCACAAATTATACAGTCTGCCGAGCAAAGGTCGGAGGCGCCGGCGCTGAAATTTAGCGATGCGACGGTGAGTTACAGCCGTTTCGTCGAAGCGCTTAAAAGGCTTGCCGAAGCGCTGCAACATCTCGGCATTCAGAAAGGAGATCGGGCGGCTCTTTTGCTGCCCAATGTTCCACATTTTCCCATCAGCTATTACGCGATCCTCTCTCTCGGCGGGATCGCTGTCCCGCTCAATTTTATGAATGATCCTCGTGATTTAGCCCGCCAATTGGACGATTCCGGTGCCAAACTGCTTATCTCGTGGCAAGGATTCGAACCGCAGACGGCCGCAGCGGTCGCCGCCGCAAAACAATGTCGAACGATCATTTATTTGGGTGAAGAAATTCCCGCCGGTACTTATTCATTGACCCAACTGATTGCTGCTTCCAAACCTCTCGAAAAATTCGTTCAGGTATCACCCGACGATCCGGCAATTATCAATTACACCTCCGGCATTTCGGACGTTGCTTTAGGGGCGGAATTGACGCACGAAGCCGTCCTGGCGAATGCCGAGACCATCATCGAGATGTTTCATCTTACGCCGCAGGATCGCCTCCTTGCCGTTATTCCGCTCTTTCACCCGTTCGGCCAGACTTTTATCATGCAGGCCGGTTTAACGGCCGGCGCCTCTTTGGTCCTGTTGCCTCGATTTAAAGCAAATGAAGTCGTGGAGGCTGTCTCCAAGCACTCAATTTCCGTTTTCCCTGCTGTGCCGGGCATGCTGCGGGCAATCTGCAATCTCGAGAATATCGCTCCTTCTCCTTCTCTCAAATATGTGATCAGTTACGGCGGCTATTTGCCGCAGAATTTGATCGAAGAATTCGAAAGCCGGTTTCAAGTGCCGATCCTCAAGGCCTACGGCCTTACCGAGGCCGGACCGCTGGTTTCCTCTTCCCGGCTGGAGCGGGATCGCCGTGAAAATGCCGTCGGTCTGCCTTTGATGGGCGTGGAGGTGCAGATCCGCGATGAAGAGGGCAGGGTCAAAAAGCCCAACCAGAGCGGCGAAATCTTTGTCAAAAGTCCCTCATTGATGCGAAGCTATCACAATCAACCTGAAGAAAGCCGCAAACGACTGCAGGACGGCTGGCTGGCGACCGGCGACATCGGTTACTTAGATATGGACAACTATCTTTATATTTTAGAACGCAAGGACGAAATCATCAACAAGGGCGGCTTTGAAATTTTCCCGCGCGAAATCGAAACGATACTCTGCAATTTCCCCGGGATAGCAGAAGCGGCGGTTGTCGGAGTTCCTGACCCGCTGCACGGCTCTGAAGTCAAAGCTTGTCTCGTTCTGCATAAAGGCCACAAGTTGGACATTGAAGCTCTTAATCGATATTGTGAGGAACATCTACCGGTCTATAAGCGGCCCAAATATTACGAGTGCCTGGAAAAGTTGCCGAAAAGTCCTACCGGCAGAGTATTGAAGCGCCTTCTTCGGCAGCAAAATTCCAATTGTGCCGCAAAACGCGGCGGCGATGAGACGACAAATCAGTAA